The following coding sequences are from one Comamonas koreensis window:
- the gspF gene encoding type II secretion system inner membrane protein GspF, translating to MPAFSYEVLDAQGQTRKGMIEADSAKAARSLLRAQAMVPLAVEPLGDVDDSGASMVRSRRAVFNATGLAVWTRQLAGLISSGLPLERALTALMEEIDSEPQRQLVASLRAEVNGGSTFAKSLALYPRDFSQIYRAVIDAGEHSGHLDQVLSRLADDLEERDQLKNSLIGASLYPAIVTCFAFVVVMVLMSYVVPQVAEVFSGTKHALPLLTRIMLGFSDLIRHWWWLGAGLAVVGTVLLRLSLRQPAFRQRFDAGWLQLPVVGKLSRNYNAARFASTLAMLSNAGVPILKALQAAAQTVSNQAMRQDAIDALDQVREGAPLASALAQKKRFPALLSMFARLGEQTGELPQMLQRVANQLAGDVKRRAMRLATILEPLLIVGMGIIVGIIVMAVLMPIIQLNQFVR from the coding sequence ATGCCCGCTTTTTCGTACGAAGTTCTAGACGCCCAGGGCCAGACCCGCAAGGGCATGATCGAAGCCGACAGCGCCAAGGCCGCGCGCAGCCTGCTGCGTGCCCAGGCCATGGTGCCCTTGGCGGTCGAGCCGCTGGGCGATGTCGACGACAGCGGTGCCAGCATGGTGCGCAGCCGGCGTGCGGTCTTCAATGCCACGGGCCTGGCGGTCTGGACGCGCCAACTCGCCGGCCTCATCAGCTCGGGCCTGCCGCTCGAGCGCGCGCTGACCGCGCTGATGGAAGAGATCGACAGCGAGCCCCAGCGCCAGCTGGTGGCCAGCCTGCGCGCCGAAGTCAATGGCGGCTCCACCTTTGCCAAGTCGCTGGCCCTCTACCCCCGTGATTTTTCGCAGATATACCGCGCCGTGATCGATGCGGGCGAGCACAGCGGCCACCTCGACCAGGTGCTGTCGCGGCTGGCCGATGATTTGGAAGAGCGCGACCAGCTCAAGAACAGCCTCATCGGTGCCTCGCTCTACCCGGCCATCGTCACCTGCTTTGCCTTTGTCGTGGTGATGGTGCTGATGAGCTATGTGGTGCCCCAGGTGGCCGAGGTGTTCTCGGGCACCAAGCATGCGCTGCCGCTGCTCACCCGCATCATGCTGGGCTTTAGCGATCTGATCCGCCATTGGTGGTGGTTGGGCGCGGGCCTGGCGGTTGTTGGCACCGTGCTGCTGCGCCTGTCGCTGCGCCAGCCCGCCTTTCGCCAGCGCTTTGATGCCGGCTGGCTGCAGCTGCCGGTCGTCGGCAAGCTCTCGCGCAACTACAACGCCGCCCGCTTTGCCTCGACCCTGGCCATGCTCAGCAATGCCGGTGTGCCCATCCTGAAGGCGCTGCAGGCCGCTGCGCAGACCGTCTCCAACCAGGCGATGCGCCAGGATGCCATCGATGCGCTGGACCAGGTGCGCGAGGGCGCGCCGCTCGCCTCGGCCCTGGCGCAGAAAAAGCGCTTCCCCGCGCTGTTGTCGATGTTTGCCCGCCTGGGCGAGCAGACCGGCGAGTTGCCGCAGATGCTGCAGCGCGTGGCCAACCAGCTGGCTGGCGATGTCAAGCGCCGTGCGATGCGCCTGGCCACCATCCTGGAGCCGCTGCTGATCGTCGGCATGGGCATCATTGTCGGCATCATCGTGATGGCGGTGCTGATGCCCATCATCCAGCTCAACCAGTTTGTGCGTTAA
- a CDS encoding TonB-dependent receptor domain-containing protein — translation MGFHAQQAQPLVARTAILKPQARDLRPVAAAVIGLLLGSAALAQNAEGSTPATATNTTTLPEVTVSASGTNRTVDDMTTPVTVLQGDELVQKRGASLGETLANEPGIQATHFGAGASRPVIRGMDGARVKVLNDGAVIQDASTISPDHAVVSEPMLATQIEVLRGPSALIYGAGAIGGVVNVLDNKIPTKVPEKGYEGQVEVRAGTGANDAATALSLTAGSGPFALHVEGMARNADDYRVGSGWGLGNKVDGSRARNAGGSIGLSWIGDSGYVGLAYTRTQARYGLPGHNHSFEGCHTHGLHLHCGGHDGHDHGDDDHDHDHDHEEEGVPVVDMHSERYDLRSEWRQPFAGVSAIRVRGGVTRYHHDEIEGGEISTSFKNRAHDMRVDVLHEPIAGWTGLVGFEAAQRRFSATGEEAYVQPTRTQSQGVYLLEERRFGDFGVEAALRHDWQSVYANDDGLVRKHKGNSVSLGGSWRFMPGYRLSAHVTSASRLPTAEELYARGLHMATSTYELGNPDLRKERSGNIDIGIARTAGDTTYSVNVYRNRVNNYIYGRTVDEHEGLQLLQYAQQTATFTGLEGQIQHRINANWTVGATGDLVHAKLEDGSKIPRLAPARVGLRVAGKWANWRSEAQWQLVKRQNKVADYETETPGYGMLNWRVSYHQTSSDGTPWQIYLKLDNLTNKLAYVHTSFIKNAAPLQGRAISLGFIKQF, via the coding sequence ATGGGTTTCCATGCACAACAGGCGCAGCCGCTGGTGGCGCGCACAGCAATTTTGAAGCCACAGGCGCGGGATCTGCGCCCGGTCGCAGCCGCCGTGATCGGCCTGCTGCTGGGCAGCGCCGCGCTGGCGCAAAACGCCGAGGGCAGCACGCCGGCAACGGCCACAAACACCACCACCTTGCCCGAGGTGACGGTATCGGCCAGCGGCACCAACCGGACGGTCGACGACATGACCACGCCGGTGACGGTGCTGCAAGGCGATGAGCTGGTGCAAAAACGCGGTGCCAGCCTGGGCGAGACCCTGGCCAATGAGCCCGGCATCCAGGCCACGCACTTTGGTGCCGGTGCCAGCCGCCCGGTGATTCGCGGCATGGATGGTGCGCGGGTCAAGGTGCTGAACGATGGCGCGGTGATCCAGGATGCCTCGACGATCAGCCCCGACCATGCCGTGGTGAGTGAGCCCATGCTGGCCACGCAGATTGAGGTGCTGCGCGGCCCCTCGGCACTGATCTATGGCGCCGGTGCGATTGGCGGCGTGGTCAATGTGCTGGACAACAAGATCCCCACCAAGGTGCCCGAGAAGGGCTATGAAGGCCAGGTCGAAGTACGTGCCGGCACGGGCGCCAACGACGCGGCGACGGCTTTGTCGCTGACGGCTGGTTCGGGCCCCTTTGCCCTGCATGTGGAGGGCATGGCCCGCAATGCCGATGACTACCGCGTGGGCAGCGGCTGGGGCCTGGGCAACAAGGTGGATGGCAGCCGCGCGCGCAATGCCGGCGGCAGCATCGGGCTGTCCTGGATAGGCGACAGCGGCTATGTGGGCCTGGCCTACACCCGCACCCAGGCACGCTACGGCCTGCCCGGCCACAACCACAGCTTTGAAGGCTGCCACACCCACGGCCTGCACCTGCACTGCGGCGGCCATGATGGCCATGACCATGGGGATGACGACCATGACCACGACCATGACCATGAGGAAGAAGGCGTGCCGGTGGTGGACATGCACAGCGAGCGCTATGACCTGCGCTCCGAGTGGCGCCAGCCGTTTGCCGGCGTGTCGGCCATCCGTGTGCGCGGCGGCGTGACGCGCTACCACCACGACGAGATCGAGGGTGGCGAGATCTCCACCAGCTTCAAGAACCGCGCGCATGACATGCGTGTCGATGTGCTGCATGAACCGATTGCCGGCTGGACCGGTCTGGTCGGCTTTGAGGCCGCGCAGCGCCGCTTCAGCGCCACCGGTGAGGAAGCCTATGTGCAGCCGACCCGCACGCAAAGCCAGGGCGTCTACCTGCTCGAAGAGCGCCGCTTTGGTGACTTTGGTGTCGAGGCCGCACTGCGCCACGACTGGCAAAGCGTCTACGCCAACGACGACGGCCTGGTGCGCAAGCACAAGGGCAATTCGGTGTCGCTGGGCGGCAGCTGGCGCTTTATGCCGGGTTACCGCCTGAGCGCCCATGTCACCTCGGCCAGCCGCCTGCCCACGGCCGAAGAGCTGTATGCACGCGGCCTGCACATGGCCACCTCGACCTATGAGCTGGGCAACCCCGACCTGCGCAAGGAGCGCTCGGGCAATATCGACATCGGCATTGCGCGCACTGCGGGCGACACGACCTACTCGGTCAATGTCTACCGCAACCGCGTGAACAATTACATCTATGGCCGCACCGTCGATGAGCATGAAGGCCTGCAGCTGCTGCAGTATGCGCAGCAGACCGCCACCTTCACCGGTCTGGAGGGCCAGATCCAGCACCGCATCAATGCGAACTGGACGGTGGGCGCCACCGGTGACCTGGTGCATGCCAAGCTCGAAGACGGCAGCAAGATCCCGCGCCTGGCTCCCGCCCGCGTAGGCTTGCGCGTGGCCGGCAAATGGGCCAACTGGAGGAGCGAAGCGCAGTGGCAGCTGGTCAAGCGCCAGAACAAGGTGGCCGATTACGAGACCGAGACCCCAGGCTACGGCATGCTGAACTGGCGCGTGAGCTACCACCAGACCTCCAGCGATGGCACGCCATGGCAGATTTACCTGAAGCTGGACAACCTGACCAACAAGCTGGCGTACGTCCACACCTCGTTCATCAAGAACGCGGCGCCGCTGCAGGGCCGTGCAATTTCTCTGGGCTTTATCAAGCAGTTCTAA
- the hyi gene encoding hydroxypyruvate isomerase, whose product MPRFAANLSMLFTEVPFLDRFERAAQAGFEAVEFLFPYAHTVEEIQQRLDATGLQIVLHNLPAGDWESGERGIACDPRRVDEFRAGVAQAVTYAHALGVPQLNCLAGKAPADVDAATLRRTLVDNLRFAAAALKLAKLRLLVEPINTFDIPGFYLSRTDQALAILDEVGAANAFVQYDIYHAQRTEGELAATLHKHLARIGHVQLADNPGRHEPGTGEIHYPFLFAHLDRIGYSGWLGCEYKPAQGTEAGLHWLQTVAGQRRATATA is encoded by the coding sequence ATGCCCCGTTTTGCTGCCAACCTCAGCATGCTGTTTACCGAAGTGCCGTTTCTCGACCGCTTTGAGCGCGCCGCCCAGGCCGGTTTTGAGGCCGTGGAGTTTCTGTTTCCCTATGCCCATACCGTTGAAGAGATCCAGCAGCGGCTCGATGCCACTGGCCTGCAGATTGTGTTGCACAACCTGCCTGCGGGCGACTGGGAATCGGGCGAGCGCGGCATTGCCTGCGATCCCCGGCGGGTGGACGAGTTCCGCGCCGGCGTCGCCCAGGCCGTCACCTACGCCCATGCGCTGGGCGTGCCCCAGCTCAACTGCCTGGCAGGCAAAGCGCCCGCCGATGTGGATGCCGCCACCCTGCGCCGCACCCTGGTGGACAACCTGCGCTTTGCCGCAGCGGCGCTGAAGTTGGCCAAGCTGCGCCTGCTGGTCGAGCCCATCAATACCTTTGATATTCCCGGCTTTTACCTGAGCCGCACCGACCAGGCGCTGGCCATTCTGGATGAAGTGGGCGCCGCCAATGCCTTTGTGCAGTACGACATCTACCATGCCCAGCGCACGGAAGGCGAGCTGGCCGCCACCTTGCACAAGCACCTGGCGCGCATCGGCCATGTACAGCTGGCCGACAACCCGGGCCGCCACGAGCCGGGCACGGGCGAGATCCATTACCCCTTCCTGTTCGCGCACCTGGACCGCATTGGCTACAGCGGCTGGCTGGGCTGCGAGTACAAGCCCGCGCAGGGCACCGAGGCGGGCCTGCACTGGCTGCAGACCGTGGCGGGCCAAAGGCGCGCAACGGCTACCGCTTGA
- a CDS encoding 5'-nucleotidase, whose product MAATLENKLVVAISSRALFNFEEENRVFEQDKDQAYARLQLQRLETPAPPGVAFSLVRKLLAFNSGTAQKVEVVLLSRNDPVSGMRVFRSCKAHGLHSIQRGVFTQGRDPFRYLKPLGAHLFLSANATDVQQALQLGFPAARVLTESAQAQDGNPDEVRIAFDGDAVLFSDEAERVFQAQGLDAFQRHEIEHATRPLPDGPFKPLLAALHRLQQDTQSQMRIRTALVTARSAPAHERAIRTLMDWNIGVDETMFLGGLAKGEFLREFEPDFFFDDQTGHATSAAAHVPAGHVSSGISNL is encoded by the coding sequence ATGGCTGCCACTCTCGAAAACAAGCTGGTGGTCGCGATCTCGTCGCGGGCGCTGTTCAACTTTGAAGAAGAAAACCGGGTTTTCGAGCAGGACAAGGACCAGGCCTATGCCCGGCTGCAGCTGCAGCGGCTGGAGACCCCCGCGCCACCCGGGGTGGCGTTCTCGCTGGTGCGCAAGCTGCTGGCTTTCAACAGCGGCACGGCACAGAAGGTCGAGGTGGTGCTGCTCTCGCGCAATGACCCGGTCAGCGGCATGCGGGTGTTTCGCAGCTGCAAGGCCCATGGGCTCCATTCCATCCAGCGGGGCGTGTTCACCCAGGGGCGCGATCCTTTTCGCTACCTCAAGCCGCTGGGCGCGCATTTGTTCCTCTCGGCCAATGCCACCGATGTGCAGCAGGCGCTGCAGCTGGGCTTTCCGGCCGCACGTGTGCTGACCGAATCGGCCCAGGCGCAGGACGGCAACCCCGATGAAGTGCGCATTGCCTTTGACGGCGATGCCGTGCTGTTCTCGGACGAGGCCGAGCGTGTCTTCCAGGCCCAGGGGCTGGATGCGTTCCAGCGCCATGAGATCGAGCATGCCACCCGTCCGCTGCCCGATGGCCCCTTCAAGCCGCTGCTGGCGGCGCTCCACCGGCTGCAGCAAGATACGCAAAGCCAGATGCGCATCCGCACCGCGCTGGTCACCGCCCGCAGCGCCCCCGCGCATGAGCGCGCCATCCGCACCCTGATGGACTGGAACATCGGCGTTGATGAAACCATGTTCTTGGGCGGCCTGGCCAAGGGCGAATTTCTGCGCGAGTTCGAGCCCGATTTCTTCTTTGACGACCAGACGGGCCATGCCACCAGCGCGGCGGCCCATGTGCCGGCCGGCCATGTCAGCAGCGGCATCTCCAACCTCTGA
- a CDS encoding glutathione S-transferase family protein: MTPHNAPLRFFYHPQSRARMVRWMLEECDAVYEPVRLEFGGTMKSPDYLALNPMGKVPALQHGNTVVSETGAILAYLADLYPEKKLAPALGSAERGSYYRWLFLVAGPVEAVSTAKAEGWLQNQTERQALSAGYGRFDDVLRSLQLAVSGKRYACGDHFTAADLYLASYIGWSMHEGTLPSLPEFQDYALPLLQRPAAQRADALDGPAEMPAAAAA, from the coding sequence ATGACCCCCCACAACGCCCCGCTGCGCTTTTTCTACCACCCCCAGTCCCGCGCCCGCATGGTGCGCTGGATGCTCGAAGAGTGCGATGCCGTCTACGAGCCGGTGCGGCTGGAGTTTGGCGGCACGATGAAGTCGCCCGACTACCTGGCGCTCAACCCCATGGGCAAGGTACCGGCACTGCAGCATGGCAACACGGTGGTGAGCGAGACCGGCGCGATCCTGGCCTACCTGGCCGACCTTTACCCCGAGAAAAAGCTGGCACCGGCGCTGGGCAGCGCCGAGCGCGGCAGCTACTACCGCTGGCTGTTCTTGGTGGCGGGCCCGGTCGAGGCGGTGTCCACCGCCAAGGCCGAAGGCTGGCTGCAGAACCAGACCGAGCGCCAGGCACTGTCGGCCGGCTATGGCCGTTTTGACGATGTGCTGCGCAGCCTGCAGCTGGCGGTGTCCGGCAAGCGCTATGCCTGTGGCGACCACTTCACCGCCGCCGACCTGTACCTGGCCAGCTATATCGGCTGGAGCATGCACGAAGGCACCCTGCCCAGCCTGCCCGAGTTCCAGGACTACGCGCTGCCGCTGCTGCAGCGCCCCGCTGCCCAGCGCGCCGATGCGCTCGATGGCCCCGCAGAGATGCCCGCCGCAGCCGCTGCCTGA
- the uxuA gene encoding mannonate dehydratase, which produces MKMSFRWFGSADPVSLAYIRQIPGVTHIVSAIYDEPVGAVWPLAKIEALKQQIEDAGLAFELVESVPVHEDIKLGRDSRDQLIANYQQTLRHLAAAGVQVVCYNFMPVFDWTRTELAKQLPDGSTCLAFDSRQADSIDAEKGISLPGWDSSYRSDELQGLLQAYRQVDAEQLWQNLAYFLQAVIPVAEECGIKMAIHPDDPPRPIFGLPRIVKNRDDLARIVDLIDSPANGLTLCSGSLGAGPQNNVEALVREFGGRGRIHFAHIRNVKVSPEGDFEETAHLSTCGSLDIAAIVKAYHDVGFAGYVRPDHGRMIWGETGKPGYGLYDRALGAVYINGLWEAVDKFSPEQQDSAVPAAL; this is translated from the coding sequence ATGAAGATGTCGTTTCGTTGGTTTGGCAGCGCAGACCCCGTGTCCCTGGCCTATATCCGCCAGATCCCTGGGGTCACACATATCGTCTCTGCGATCTATGACGAGCCGGTCGGTGCCGTCTGGCCGCTGGCCAAGATTGAGGCGCTCAAGCAGCAGATTGAAGACGCTGGCCTGGCTTTTGAGCTGGTCGAATCGGTGCCGGTGCACGAGGACATCAAGCTTGGCCGCGACAGCCGCGACCAGCTGATCGCCAATTACCAGCAAACCCTGCGCCATCTGGCCGCCGCCGGTGTGCAGGTGGTTTGCTACAACTTCATGCCGGTGTTTGACTGGACGCGCACCGAGCTGGCCAAGCAGCTGCCCGATGGCTCCACCTGCCTGGCCTTTGACAGCCGCCAGGCCGACAGCATCGATGCGGAAAAAGGCATCTCGCTACCCGGCTGGGACAGCAGCTACCGCAGCGATGAGCTGCAAGGCCTGCTGCAGGCCTACCGCCAGGTCGATGCCGAGCAGCTCTGGCAGAACCTGGCTTATTTTCTGCAGGCCGTCATCCCGGTGGCCGAGGAATGCGGCATCAAGATGGCCATCCACCCCGATGACCCACCGCGCCCGATCTTTGGCCTGCCGCGCATCGTCAAGAACCGCGATGACCTCGCCCGCATCGTCGACCTGATCGACAGCCCCGCCAATGGCCTGACCTTGTGCTCGGGCTCGCTGGGCGCCGGCCCGCAGAACAATGTCGAGGCGCTGGTGCGCGAGTTTGGCGGGCGCGGCCGCATCCACTTTGCGCATATCCGCAATGTCAAGGTATCGCCCGAGGGCGACTTTGAAGAAACCGCGCACCTCTCGACCTGTGGCTCGCTCGATATCGCGGCCATCGTCAAGGCCTACCACGATGTGGGCTTTGCAGGCTATGTGCGCCCGGACCACGGCCGCATGATCTGGGGCGAAACCGGCAAGCCCGGCTATGGCCTCTACGACCGGGCGCTGGGCGCCGTCTATATCAATGGCCTGTGGGAGGCGGTGGACAAGTTCTCGCCCGAGCAGCAAGACAGCGCAGTGCCTGCTGCCCTCTGA
- a CDS encoding FadR/GntR family transcriptional regulator — MPNKLVPPVDDDSRTTGVRSYQDLARKILEETATDSAAADQRLPSERTLADMFGVSRTAVREAIIALEVQGLVEVRLGSGIYLQPTGASGPSRLPAFDVPTGPGPLETLRARVLVEAEIAAAAASERRDADLDRMLDALATMRLQLADKDAYDAADRRFHLAIAEATGNRVLQHMVEAMWDNARQDPRWDKIEQHFHSEQLREASLKDHQAIFAAIAERQPAQARQAMQQHLGRVISQFSQAWY, encoded by the coding sequence ATGCCCAACAAGCTGGTCCCTCCGGTTGACGACGACAGCCGCACCACCGGTGTCAGGTCCTACCAGGACCTCGCCAGAAAAATCCTGGAAGAAACTGCCACAGACAGCGCGGCGGCCGACCAGCGCCTGCCCTCGGAGCGCACCCTGGCCGATATGTTTGGCGTCAGCCGCACTGCCGTGCGCGAGGCCATCATTGCGCTGGAGGTGCAAGGCCTCGTCGAGGTGCGCCTGGGCTCGGGCATCTACCTGCAGCCCACGGGTGCCAGCGGCCCCAGCCGCCTGCCCGCCTTTGATGTGCCCACGGGCCCCGGCCCGCTGGAAACCCTGCGCGCCCGCGTGCTGGTCGAGGCCGAGATTGCCGCAGCCGCTGCCAGCGAGCGCCGCGATGCCGACCTGGACCGCATGCTCGACGCCCTTGCCACCATGCGCCTGCAGCTGGCCGACAAGGACGCCTACGACGCGGCCGACCGGCGTTTTCACCTTGCCATTGCCGAGGCCACCGGCAACCGCGTGCTGCAGCACATGGTGGAGGCCATGTGGGACAACGCCCGCCAGGACCCGCGCTGGGACAAGATCGAGCAGCATTTCCACTCCGAGCAGCTGCGCGAGGCCAGCCTCAAGGACCACCAGGCCATCTTTGCCGCGATTGCCGAGCGCCAGCCCGCGCAGGCGCGCCAGGCGATGCAGCAGCATCTGGGGCGGGTGATCTCGCAGTTCTCCCAGGCCTGGTATTGA
- a CDS encoding helix-turn-helix transcriptional regulator: MSRPARLLRLLDLLRRARQPQTGPALAQTLEVSLRTVYRDIASLREQGAAIEGDPGIGFEMRPGFLLPPLMFNADELEALLLGARWASLQADPQLASAASAAMDRIRSALPLELRIAVDTSGLMVPNMQPSPPPETWQTGLRRAIRAEHKVVLHYEDQHGRLTERLVWPFAMAYFDRSRVVSAWCELRQGFRHFRADRVHAMQELQERYPQSRHSLIQQWLAETGYTLDGWS; this comes from the coding sequence ATGTCCCGCCCTGCCCGCCTGCTCCGCCTGCTCGATCTGTTGCGCCGCGCCCGCCAACCGCAAACCGGCCCGGCGCTGGCCCAGACCCTGGAGGTGAGCCTGCGCACCGTCTACCGCGATATCGCCAGCCTGCGTGAGCAAGGTGCGGCGATCGAGGGCGATCCGGGAATTGGCTTTGAGATGCGGCCTGGCTTTTTGCTGCCGCCTTTGATGTTCAATGCCGATGAGCTCGAAGCCCTGCTGCTGGGCGCGCGCTGGGCCAGCCTGCAGGCCGACCCGCAGCTGGCCAGTGCGGCGAGCGCCGCGATGGATCGCATCCGCAGCGCCTTGCCGCTGGAGCTGCGCATCGCCGTCGATACCAGCGGCCTGATGGTTCCCAACATGCAGCCCAGCCCCCCGCCCGAGACCTGGCAGACTGGACTGCGCCGCGCGATCCGTGCCGAGCATAAGGTAGTGCTGCACTATGAGGACCAGCACGGCCGCCTGACAGAGCGCCTGGTCTGGCCCTTTGCGATGGCCTATTTCGACCGCAGCCGGGTGGTCTCCGCCTGGTGCGAGCTGCGCCAGGGCTTTCGCCACTTTCGCGCCGACCGGGTGCATGCGATGCAGGAGCTGCAGGAGCGCTATCCGCAAAGCCGCCATAGCCTCATCCAGCAGTGGTTGGCAGAGACCGGCTATACGCTGGACGGCTGGTCGTAA
- a CDS encoding Bug family tripartite tricarboxylate transporter substrate binding protein: protein MTTVQLSHAMLRRKLTLGLALGASLIGAGAPALAQTAYPTKPVTLMVGFPPGGQTDFAARVLSNSLAANLGQGVVIENKAGVNGNLGSADIMRSAPDGYRMLVGNGSMTVTPHVFPTLGIVDPTKFVPVGILLQSPLVLVVPTSSPVKDFAQFAALVKERAKAGKGVDYGTPGAGSLVHVTTELMRERLGSPAMNHVPYKGSGPAVIDLMAGRIEAMFDATSVFDPYIKSGKVRPILVTSSSRVASLPDVPTPAEVGLKDFEIISFIGMYGPPGTRPEVVQKLNAAINTVLKEPAVIRSFQERGDQPGGGTPEQLDAMTRAQYKLWGDVVKANKIHAE, encoded by the coding sequence ATGACGACCGTTCAACTATCGCACGCCATGCTGCGTCGCAAACTGACCCTGGGTCTGGCGCTGGGCGCCAGCTTGATCGGCGCGGGCGCCCCGGCGCTGGCGCAGACCGCCTACCCGACCAAGCCGGTCACCCTGATGGTGGGCTTTCCGCCAGGGGGGCAGACCGATTTTGCCGCCCGCGTGCTCAGCAACAGCCTGGCGGCCAATCTGGGCCAGGGCGTGGTCATCGAGAACAAGGCCGGCGTCAACGGCAACCTGGGCTCGGCCGACATCATGCGCTCAGCCCCCGATGGCTACCGCATGCTGGTGGGCAATGGCTCGATGACGGTGACCCCGCACGTCTTCCCGACCTTGGGCATTGTGGACCCGACCAAGTTTGTGCCCGTGGGCATCTTGCTGCAGTCGCCACTGGTGCTGGTGGTGCCCACCTCGTCGCCTGTCAAAGACTTTGCGCAGTTTGCGGCCCTGGTCAAGGAGCGCGCCAAGGCTGGCAAGGGCGTGGACTATGGCACGCCCGGTGCCGGCTCGCTCGTGCATGTGACCACCGAGCTGATGCGCGAGCGCCTGGGCAGCCCGGCGATGAACCATGTGCCCTACAAGGGCAGTGGCCCTGCCGTGATCGACCTGATGGCCGGCCGCATCGAGGCCATGTTTGATGCGACCTCGGTGTTTGATCCCTATATCAAGTCCGGCAAGGTGCGCCCCATCCTGGTCACCAGCAGCAGCCGCGTGGCGTCGCTCCCCGATGTGCCGACCCCCGCCGAAGTGGGCCTGAAGGATTTCGAGATCATCTCCTTCATCGGCATGTACGGCCCGCCCGGCACCCGCCCTGAGGTGGTGCAAAAGCTCAATGCCGCCATCAACACGGTGCTGAAGGAACCTGCGGTGATCCGCAGCTTTCAGGAGCGCGGTGACCAGCCTGGCGGCGGCACGCCCGAGCAGCTCGACGCGATGACGCGCGCGCAGTACAAGCTCTGGGGCGATGTGGTCAAGGCCAACAAGATCCACGCCGAGTAA
- a CDS encoding 2-hydroxy-3-oxopropionate reductase → MHATPLKLGFIGLGIMGAPMCSHLIAAGHQLFINTRGKVPAPIAESSATQCTSVRGVAERADIVFVMVPDTPDVEQVLFAPDGLAAGLKGSSGKIVVDMSSISPVATKDFAKRISALGAQYLDAPVSGGEVGAKNATLSIMVGGPEAAFERVKPLFETLGKNITLVGGNGDGQTAKVANQIIVALNIEAVAEALLFASRAGADPARVRQALLGGFASSKILEVHAERMIHRTFDPGFRIALHQKDLNLALASARQLGVSLPNTAQALQLFNSCVAHGGAGWDHSGLVRALEIQANFEIGQKAPA, encoded by the coding sequence ATGCATGCAACGCCCCTCAAACTGGGATTCATCGGCCTGGGCATCATGGGCGCGCCCATGTGCAGCCACCTGATTGCCGCCGGCCACCAACTGTTCATCAACACGCGCGGCAAGGTGCCGGCCCCCATCGCAGAGAGCAGCGCCACCCAATGCACATCGGTGCGCGGCGTAGCCGAGCGGGCCGATATCGTCTTTGTGATGGTGCCCGATACCCCCGACGTCGAGCAAGTGCTGTTTGCGCCCGATGGCCTGGCCGCCGGCCTCAAGGGCAGCAGCGGCAAGATCGTGGTCGATATGTCGTCCATCTCGCCGGTCGCTACCAAGGACTTTGCCAAACGCATCAGCGCGCTGGGCGCGCAGTACCTGGATGCGCCGGTATCGGGCGGCGAAGTGGGTGCCAAGAATGCGACCCTGTCCATCATGGTGGGCGGTCCGGAGGCGGCGTTTGAACGGGTGAAACCGCTGTTCGAGACGCTGGGCAAGAACATCACCCTGGTAGGCGGCAATGGCGACGGCCAGACCGCCAAGGTGGCCAACCAGATCATCGTCGCCTTGAACATTGAGGCGGTGGCCGAGGCACTGCTGTTTGCATCGCGCGCCGGTGCCGACCCAGCGCGGGTGCGCCAGGCGCTATTGGGCGGCTTTGCGTCATCCAAGATTCTCGAAGTGCATGCCGAGCGCATGATCCATCGCACGTTTGATCCCGGTTTTCGCATTGCGCTGCACCAAAAGGACCTGAACCTGGCGCTGGCCAGCGCGCGCCAGCTGGGCGTGTCCCTCCCCAACACCGCCCAGGCGCTGCAGCTGTTCAACAGCTGCGTGGCCCATGGCGGTGCGGGCTGGGACCATTCCGGCCTGGTGCGCGCGCTGGAGATCCAGGCCAATTTCGAGATCGGGCAAAAGGCACCTGCCTGA